A genomic segment from Pangasianodon hypophthalmus isolate fPanHyp1 chromosome 25, fPanHyp1.pri, whole genome shotgun sequence encodes:
- the LOC128317436 gene encoding high choriolytic enzyme 1-like isoform X2, with amino-acid sequence MFVYKVTVGLLALLFICSVRAEEELSVGELIERANRAISRNGDGPKLIERDIVVPDNSERNADPCTSAACLWPKSSDGYVYIPYVIANQYTSSELQAIQRGLNSFSSVSCIRFIQRTNERDYITIQSLNGCYSPVGRQGYSQTVSLARFGCIYLSTIQHELLHSLGFNHEQTRSDRDNYIRIVWENIIDDMKYNFNKINTLNLGTPYDYNSVMQYEKTAFSKNGLPTMVPIPNSNVPFGTATQMSQNDIIRLNKLYKC; translated from the exons ATGTTTGTGTATAAGGTGACTGTGGGCCTGCTGGCCCTGCTGTTCATCTGCTCTGTTAGAGCTGAGGAg GAGTTGTCTGTTGGGGAGTTGATCGAAAGAGCTAACAGAGCAATCA GTCGTAATGGTGATGGGCCTAAGCTGATTGAAAGAGACATTGTTGTTCCTGATAACAGTGAGAGGAATGCTGATCCCTGTACCTCTGCTGCTTGCCTGTGGCCAAAATCCTCTGATGGCTATGTCTATATTCCCTACGTCATTGCCAACCAATACA CTTCCAGTGAACTGCAGGCCATCCAGCGTGGTCTGAACTCCTTCTCCTCCGTCTCCTGCATCCGCTTCATACAACGTACCAATGAGAGGGATTACATCACCATTCAGTCCCTTAATGG ATGCTACTCTCCAGTTGGAAGACAAGGTTACAGTCAGACGGTTTCTCTGGCCCGTTTTGGCTGCATCTACCTCAGCACAATCCAGCATGAGCTGCTCCATTCTCTGGGTTTCAACCATGAACAGACCCGCAGTGACCGTGACAACTACATCCGTATTGTCTGGGAGAACATTATTGATG ACATGAAGTACAACTTCAACAAGATCAATACTCTGAACCTGGGAACTCCCTATGACTACAACTCTGTTATGCAGTATGAAAA AACTGCTTTCTCTAAGAATGGCCTGCCCACCATGGTCCCCATCCCCAACAGTAACGTGCCCTTCGGCACGGCGACACAAATGAGCCAAAATGACATTATCAGACTCAACAAACTCTACAAGTGCT aG
- the LOC128317436 gene encoding high choriolytic enzyme 1-like isoform X1, which translates to MVALYIASSFWKCEDFGFFYRTLAVMFVYKVTVGLLALLFICSVRAEEELSVGELIERANRAISRNGDGPKLIERDIVVPDNSERNADPCTSAACLWPKSSDGYVYIPYVIANQYTSSELQAIQRGLNSFSSVSCIRFIQRTNERDYITIQSLNGCYSPVGRQGYSQTVSLARFGCIYLSTIQHELLHSLGFNHEQTRSDRDNYIRIVWENIIDDMKYNFNKINTLNLGTPYDYNSVMQYEKTAFSKNGLPTMVPIPNSNVPFGTATQMSQNDIIRLNKLYKC; encoded by the exons ATGGTAGCACTGTACATCGCTTCTTCTTTCTGGAAGTGTGAG GATTTTGGCTTTTTCTACAGAACACTGGCTGTCATGTTTGTGTATAAGGTGACTGTGGGCCTGCTGGCCCTGCTGTTCATCTGCTCTGTTAGAGCTGAGGAg GAGTTGTCTGTTGGGGAGTTGATCGAAAGAGCTAACAGAGCAATCA GTCGTAATGGTGATGGGCCTAAGCTGATTGAAAGAGACATTGTTGTTCCTGATAACAGTGAGAGGAATGCTGATCCCTGTACCTCTGCTGCTTGCCTGTGGCCAAAATCCTCTGATGGCTATGTCTATATTCCCTACGTCATTGCCAACCAATACA CTTCCAGTGAACTGCAGGCCATCCAGCGTGGTCTGAACTCCTTCTCCTCCGTCTCCTGCATCCGCTTCATACAACGTACCAATGAGAGGGATTACATCACCATTCAGTCCCTTAATGG ATGCTACTCTCCAGTTGGAAGACAAGGTTACAGTCAGACGGTTTCTCTGGCCCGTTTTGGCTGCATCTACCTCAGCACAATCCAGCATGAGCTGCTCCATTCTCTGGGTTTCAACCATGAACAGACCCGCAGTGACCGTGACAACTACATCCGTATTGTCTGGGAGAACATTATTGATG ACATGAAGTACAACTTCAACAAGATCAATACTCTGAACCTGGGAACTCCCTATGACTACAACTCTGTTATGCAGTATGAAAA AACTGCTTTCTCTAAGAATGGCCTGCCCACCATGGTCCCCATCCCCAACAGTAACGTGCCCTTCGGCACGGCGACACAAATGAGCCAAAATGACATTATCAGACTCAACAAACTCTACAAGTGCT aG